A single window of Modestobacter italicus DNA harbors:
- the mtrB gene encoding MtrAB system histidine kinase MtrB yields MSTTTGPPPVDQAGAPEGPRVPPPAGRAPDRARRSQAQLRSGVRRRLRRTRRRVLVVTARAVRRGLHAWRSSLQLRVGAITMLVAGVMVVIVSLVLFRQISDQLLGAKMRAAVDQSLAGVQYAQSEVSGIATSDSASIRSTLSRTVQNLQSRGGAAGDFDVVMVYLSGDAERPAASRRDVYPAIPADLRAEVAEGSQAYRYALVPDATGQPVPTLLVGAPVPTEGQSGDRVEVYFAFPLEQEQQSLEGIRSTVLITCAVLTLFVAGIGVLVTRLVVDPVRRAAGSAQRLADGHLEERLVVRGEDDLARLATSFNAMADSLQKQITQLEELSQLQQRFTSDVSHELRTPLTTVQMAAAVLHEAREEFDPAVARSAELLRAELDRFEGLLSDLLEISRYDAGAATLDPEPQDLVPVVERVVEGMTALAERLGCALQVTVPPTSVIAEVDGRRVERVLRNLVGNAIEHGAGKPVEITLAASSSAVAITVRDHGIGLTPADAQHVFDRFWRADPARVRSVGGSGLGLSISLEDARLHGGWLQVWGLPGEGAQFRLTLPMTAGGELTSSPLPLRPPFLGPRA; encoded by the coding sequence GTGAGCACCACGACCGGACCGCCGCCGGTCGACCAGGCCGGCGCCCCCGAGGGTCCCCGGGTCCCCCCGCCCGCCGGGAGGGCCCCGGACCGGGCCCGTCGGTCGCAGGCCCAGCTGCGGTCCGGGGTCCGCCGTCGGCTGCGCCGCACCCGCCGGCGGGTGCTCGTGGTGACCGCACGCGCCGTCCGCCGCGGGCTGCACGCCTGGCGGTCCTCGCTGCAGCTGCGCGTCGGCGCGATCACCATGCTGGTGGCCGGCGTCATGGTGGTGATCGTCAGCCTGGTGCTGTTCCGGCAGATCAGCGACCAGCTGCTCGGCGCCAAGATGCGCGCCGCCGTCGACCAGTCGCTGGCCGGCGTGCAGTACGCCCAGTCCGAGGTCAGCGGCATCGCCACCAGCGACTCGGCCAGCATCCGCTCCACGCTGTCCCGGACGGTGCAGAACCTGCAGTCCCGGGGCGGCGCGGCCGGTGACTTCGACGTCGTCATGGTCTACCTCTCCGGCGACGCGGAGCGACCGGCCGCCAGCCGGCGCGACGTCTACCCGGCGATCCCCGCCGACCTGCGCGCCGAGGTGGCCGAGGGCTCGCAGGCCTACCGGTACGCCCTGGTGCCCGACGCCACCGGGCAGCCGGTGCCGACGCTGCTGGTGGGTGCCCCGGTGCCCACCGAGGGCCAGAGCGGGGACCGGGTCGAGGTGTACTTCGCCTTCCCGCTGGAGCAGGAGCAGCAGAGCCTCGAGGGGATCCGCAGCACCGTCCTGATCACCTGCGCGGTGCTGACGCTGTTCGTCGCCGGCATCGGTGTGCTGGTGACCCGGCTGGTGGTCGACCCGGTGCGCCGGGCGGCCGGCAGCGCCCAGCGGCTGGCCGACGGGCACCTGGAGGAACGGCTGGTCGTGCGCGGGGAGGACGACCTGGCCCGGCTGGCCACCAGCTTCAACGCGATGGCCGACAGCCTGCAGAAGCAGATCACCCAGCTGGAGGAGCTCTCCCAGCTGCAGCAGCGGTTCACCTCCGACGTCTCCCACGAGCTGCGCACCCCGCTGACCACCGTGCAGATGGCCGCGGCCGTGCTGCACGAGGCGCGCGAGGAGTTCGACCCGGCGGTCGCCCGGTCCGCGGAGCTGCTGCGCGCCGAGCTCGACCGGTTCGAGGGCCTGCTGTCGGACCTGCTGGAGATCAGCCGCTACGACGCCGGCGCCGCCACCCTCGACCCCGAGCCGCAGGACCTGGTGCCCGTGGTGGAACGGGTGGTCGAGGGGATGACCGCGCTGGCCGAACGGCTCGGCTGCGCGCTGCAGGTGACCGTCCCGCCGACGTCGGTGATCGCCGAGGTCGACGGACGGCGGGTCGAGCGGGTGCTGCGCAACCTGGTCGGCAACGCCATCGAGCACGGCGCCGGCAAGCCGGTCGAGATCACCCTCGCCGCCTCGAGCAGCGCGGTGGCCATCACCGTGCGCGACCACGGCATCGGGCTGACCCCCGCCGACGCCCAGCACGTCTTCGACCGCTTCTGGCGGGCCGACCCGGCCCGGGTCCGCTCGGTCGGCGGCAGCGGGCTGGGGCTGTCGATCAGCCTGGAGGACGCCCGCCTGCACGGCGGCTGGCTGCAGGTCTGGGGGCTGCCCGGCGAGGGCGCCCAGTTCCGGCTCACCCTGCCGATGACCGCCGGCGGCGAGCTGACCAGCTCACCGCTGCCGCTGCGGCCGCCGTTCCTCGGGCCGCGGGCATGA
- the manA gene encoding mannose-6-phosphate isomerase, class I has protein sequence MWQLKSPVRHYPWGSHTVIPELLGLPSPADQPYAELWMGAHPDAPSVLADGTGLDAAIAADPDGLLGASVHERFGPRLPFLMKVLAADRPLSLQAHPTTAQAEAGYAAEEAAGIPNIDPTRTFKDPYHKPEILVAITEVEALCGFRPVEESLHCLAKLQLPELKPTIAALARGGLRAAIPQLLALSARRRQSLVRGVADKAAAFVAAHDPEFINTYRWAASLADTYPGDPGVVISLMCNHLRLAPGEAVFLPAGNLHAYLCGAGVEVMASSDNVLRGGLTSKHVDLAALIEVLDFTDGKVPVLHPVLGRGGLRYPVPVEDFDLTRVQVDVDPGVLTTSGPQVLLCAEGTAVLTASDGEIVLERGASAFVPAGRPVTARGPALLFRTTTAVH, from the coding sequence ATGTGGCAGCTCAAGAGCCCCGTGCGGCACTACCCCTGGGGCAGCCACACCGTCATCCCCGAGCTGCTCGGTCTCCCGTCACCGGCCGACCAGCCCTACGCCGAGCTCTGGATGGGCGCGCACCCCGACGCACCGAGCGTGCTGGCCGACGGCACCGGCCTGGACGCGGCGATCGCCGCGGACCCGGACGGGCTGCTCGGCGCGTCGGTGCACGAGCGGTTCGGCCCCCGGCTGCCGTTCCTGATGAAGGTGCTGGCCGCCGACCGGCCGCTGTCGCTGCAGGCGCACCCGACCACCGCGCAGGCCGAGGCCGGGTACGCCGCCGAGGAGGCGGCCGGGATCCCGAACATCGACCCCACCCGCACCTTCAAGGACCCGTACCACAAGCCGGAGATCCTGGTCGCGATCACCGAGGTCGAGGCGCTCTGCGGCTTCCGGCCGGTCGAGGAGTCGCTGCACTGCCTGGCCAAGCTGCAGCTGCCCGAGCTCAAGCCGACGATCGCGGCGCTGGCCCGCGGCGGGCTGCGCGCGGCCATCCCGCAGCTGCTGGCGCTGTCGGCCCGGCGGCGGCAGTCGCTGGTGCGCGGCGTCGCCGACAAGGCCGCGGCGTTCGTCGCCGCGCACGACCCGGAGTTCATCAACACCTACCGCTGGGCGGCCAGCCTGGCCGACACCTACCCCGGCGACCCCGGCGTGGTGATCTCGCTGATGTGCAACCACCTCCGGCTCGCCCCCGGTGAGGCGGTGTTCCTCCCCGCCGGCAACCTGCACGCCTACCTGTGCGGCGCCGGGGTGGAGGTCATGGCCAGCTCGGACAACGTCCTCCGCGGCGGCCTGACCAGCAAGCACGTCGACCTCGCCGCCCTCATCGAGGTGCTGGACTTCACCGACGGCAAGGTGCCCGTGCTGCACCCGGTCCTCGGCCGCGGCGGGCTGCGCTACCCGGTCCCGGTCGAGGACTTCGACCTCACCCGGGTGCAGGTCGACGTCGACCCGGGCGTGCTGACCACCAGCGGGCCGCAGGTGCTGCTCTGCGCCGAGGGCACCGCCGTGCTGACCGCCTCCGACGGCGAGATCGTGCTCGAGCGGGGCGCGTCGGCCTTCGTGCCGGCCGGGCGACCGGTGACCGCGCGGGGTCCCGCGCTGCTCTTCCGCACCACCACCGCCGTCCACTGA
- a CDS encoding Trm112 family protein translates to MTEDTRTAGPQTLGIDPALLDILACPDTHHTALTVDVEASELVCPTCRRAFPVRDGIPVLLLDEARQRPA, encoded by the coding sequence ATGACCGAGGACACCCGCACGGCCGGACCGCAGACGCTGGGCATCGACCCCGCCCTGCTGGACATCCTGGCCTGCCCGGACACCCACCACACCGCGCTGACCGTCGACGTCGAGGCCAGTGAGCTGGTGTGCCCGACCTGCCGGCGGGCCTTCCCGGTCCGCGACGGCATCCCGGTGCTGCTGCTCGACGAGGCCCGGCAGCGACCGGCATGA
- the ahcY gene encoding adenosylhomocysteinase, whose translation MTASTGTRVLTDGDFKVADLSLAGFGRKEISLAEHEMPGLMALREEYGDAQPLAGARIAGSLHMTVQTAVLIETLTALGADVRWVSCNIFSTQDHAAAAIVVGEGTAEEPTGVPVFAWKGETLPEYWWCTQRLFEFTDDDGDVIGPNMLLDDGGDATLLVHLGTRFEADGVVPDTTDADSEEYGVILDVLRSSLGEDPQRWTRIGQGIKGVTEETTTGVLRLYELARDGRLLFPAINVNDSVTKSKFDNLYGVRHSLIDGINRGTDVMIGGKVAVVCGYGDVGKGSADSLRGQGARVIVTEIDPINALQAAMHGYEVTTLDEVIGKADIIITATGNKDIISAEQLASTKHQAIIGNIGHFDNEIDMAGLARTPGVTKTNIKPQVDEWRFADGHTIIVLSEGRLLNLGNATGHPSFVMSASFSNQTLAQIELWNNRAAYEGQTPGVTVLPKKLDEHVARLHLDALGVKLTELTKVQADYLGVPVEGPYKSDHYRY comes from the coding sequence ATGACCGCCAGCACTGGCACCCGCGTACTGACCGACGGCGACTTCAAGGTCGCCGACCTCTCCCTGGCCGGCTTCGGCCGCAAGGAGATCTCCCTCGCCGAGCACGAGATGCCGGGCCTGATGGCGCTGCGCGAGGAGTACGGCGACGCGCAGCCGCTCGCCGGCGCCCGCATCGCCGGCTCGCTGCACATGACGGTGCAGACCGCCGTCCTCATCGAGACGCTGACCGCGCTGGGCGCCGACGTCCGCTGGGTCAGCTGCAACATCTTCTCCACCCAGGACCACGCCGCCGCGGCGATCGTCGTCGGCGAGGGCACCGCCGAGGAGCCCACCGGCGTCCCGGTCTTCGCCTGGAAGGGCGAGACGCTGCCGGAGTACTGGTGGTGCACCCAGCGGCTGTTCGAGTTCACCGACGACGACGGCGACGTCATCGGCCCCAACATGCTGCTCGACGACGGCGGGGACGCGACCCTGCTGGTGCACCTGGGCACCCGCTTCGAGGCCGACGGCGTCGTCCCCGACACCACCGACGCCGACTCCGAGGAGTACGGCGTCATCCTCGACGTGCTGCGCAGCAGCCTGGGCGAGGACCCGCAGCGCTGGACCCGGATCGGCCAGGGCATCAAGGGCGTCACCGAGGAGACCACGACCGGCGTGCTGCGGCTCTACGAGCTCGCCCGCGACGGCCGGCTGCTGTTCCCGGCGATCAACGTCAACGACTCGGTCACCAAGAGCAAGTTCGACAACCTCTACGGCGTGCGGCACTCGCTGATCGACGGCATCAACCGCGGCACCGACGTGATGATCGGCGGCAAGGTCGCCGTCGTCTGCGGCTACGGCGACGTCGGCAAGGGCAGCGCGGACTCGCTGCGCGGCCAGGGCGCCCGGGTCATCGTCACCGAGATCGACCCGATCAACGCGCTGCAGGCGGCCATGCACGGCTACGAGGTGACCACCCTCGACGAGGTGATCGGCAAGGCCGACATCATCATCACCGCGACCGGCAACAAGGACATCATCTCCGCCGAGCAGCTGGCCTCGACCAAGCACCAGGCGATCATCGGCAACATCGGCCACTTCGACAACGAGATCGACATGGCCGGCCTGGCGCGGACCCCCGGCGTCACGAAGACGAACATCAAGCCGCAGGTCGACGAGTGGCGGTTCGCCGACGGCCACACGATCATCGTGCTCTCCGAGGGGCGGCTGCTGAACCTGGGCAACGCCACCGGGCACCCCAGCTTCGTCATGAGCGCGTCGTTCTCCAACCAGACGCTCGCCCAGATCGAGCTGTGGAACAACCGGGCCGCCTACGAGGGCCAGACCCCCGGCGTCACCGTGCTGCCGAAGAAGCTCGACGAGCACGTGGCCCGGCTCCACCTGGACGCGCTCGGGGTCAAGCTGACCGAGCTGACCAAGGTGCAGGCCGACTACCTCGGCGTCCCGGTCGAGGGCCCCTACAAGAGCGACCACTACCGCTACTAG
- the mtrA gene encoding MtrAB system response regulator MtrA, with protein MPPSAPSQGATRGRVLVVDDDAALAEMLGIVLRREGYEPAFVSDGARAVATFQQLRPDLVLLDLMLPGRNGLQICADIRTQSTVPIVMLTAKGDTIDIVQGLEAGADDYVTKPFKPVELVARVRAQLRRGENGQAESLAIGDVQIDVPAHQVTRDGAPIALTPLEFDLLVALARKPRQVFTRELLLEQVWGYRHAADTRLVNVHVQRLRAKVERDPEKPEVVLTVRGVGYKAGPP; from the coding sequence GTGCCACCTTCCGCGCCCAGTCAAGGCGCCACCCGCGGCCGCGTCCTCGTCGTCGACGACGACGCCGCCCTCGCCGAGATGTTGGGCATCGTGCTGCGCCGGGAGGGCTACGAACCGGCGTTTGTCTCCGACGGCGCCCGGGCGGTGGCGACCTTCCAGCAGCTGCGGCCCGACCTGGTGCTGCTGGACCTGATGCTGCCCGGGCGCAACGGGCTGCAGATCTGCGCCGACATCCGCACCCAGTCGACCGTGCCGATCGTGATGCTCACCGCCAAGGGCGACACCATCGACATCGTCCAGGGGCTGGAGGCCGGCGCCGACGACTACGTCACCAAGCCGTTCAAGCCGGTCGAGCTCGTCGCCCGGGTACGCGCCCAGCTGCGCCGCGGGGAGAACGGGCAGGCGGAGAGCCTGGCCATCGGTGACGTGCAGATCGACGTCCCGGCCCACCAGGTCACCCGGGACGGCGCCCCGATCGCCCTCACCCCGCTGGAGTTCGACCTGCTGGTCGCGCTCGCGCGGAAGCCGCGGCAGGTGTTCACCCGCGAGCTGCTGCTCGAGCAGGTGTGGGGCTACCGGCACGCCGCCGACACCCGGCTGGTCAACGTGCACGTGCAGCGGCTGCGGGCCAAGGTCGAGCGCGACCCGGAGAAGCCCGAGGTCGTGCTGACGGTGCGCGGCGTCGGCTACAAGGCCGGTCCCCCGTGA
- a CDS encoding SIS domain-containing protein codes for MTSPELAEEVLDDVELLRARDPRGLLPAVAGAGPQVRETARLTEEAGLARATSGGRPRGLVIVARREGAVAAAVLRALLGPASPVTVDVVPGPALPVWMGPSDVAVIATRTGAGRYAVAPAYEAARRGVAVVGIGAEGAPLHAACASARAPYVPLPPSRVRHATLWSLLTPMLLLATELGLLPADAADTEAVAAALDEIAADCGPAKESFVNPAKTLALELLDALPVIAAEGPLAGAAAGRVADQLATLAGLPASTFRLPDQRVAARTVLAGPLAPEAGQDDFFRDRTDDTGRRLRLITIRDADAAAHDGGEREPRSAGEAMAELLRIAADSNVPVSGLADHGEPERYPRLARLARQLAVADFSAVYLALALDHERSLQP; via the coding sequence ATGACGTCGCCGGAGCTGGCCGAGGAGGTCCTGGACGACGTCGAGCTGCTGCGCGCCCGCGACCCCCGCGGGCTGCTCCCCGCGGTCGCCGGCGCCGGTCCGCAGGTACGGGAGACCGCCCGGCTGACCGAGGAGGCCGGGCTCGCCCGGGCCACCTCCGGCGGCCGCCCGCGCGGGCTGGTCATCGTGGCCCGGCGGGAGGGCGCGGTGGCCGCCGCGGTGCTGCGCGCGCTGCTCGGGCCGGCCAGCCCGGTGACCGTGGACGTCGTCCCCGGCCCGGCGCTGCCGGTGTGGATGGGGCCCTCCGACGTCGCCGTCATCGCCACCCGCACCGGCGCCGGCCGGTACGCGGTCGCACCCGCCTACGAGGCGGCCCGCCGCGGTGTGGCGGTGGTCGGCATCGGCGCCGAGGGCGCGCCGCTGCACGCCGCGTGCGCCAGCGCCCGGGCGCCGTACGTGCCGCTGCCCCCCTCCCGGGTGCGGCACGCGACGCTGTGGTCGCTGCTCACCCCGATGCTGCTGCTGGCCACCGAGCTCGGGCTGCTGCCCGCGGACGCCGCCGACACCGAGGCGGTGGCCGCCGCGCTCGACGAGATCGCCGCCGACTGCGGACCGGCCAAGGAGTCCTTCGTCAACCCGGCGAAGACGCTGGCGCTCGAGCTGCTCGACGCGCTGCCGGTCATCGCCGCGGAGGGCCCGCTCGCCGGGGCCGCCGCCGGCCGGGTCGCCGACCAGCTGGCCACCCTCGCCGGCCTGCCCGCCAGTACCTTCCGGCTGCCCGACCAGCGGGTGGCCGCGCGCACCGTGCTGGCCGGGCCGCTCGCCCCCGAGGCCGGCCAGGACGACTTCTTCCGGGACCGGACCGACGACACCGGGCGCCGGCTGCGGCTGATCACCATCCGGGACGCCGACGCCGCCGCGCACGACGGCGGTGAGCGCGAGCCGCGGTCGGCCGGTGAGGCGATGGCCGAGCTGCTGCGGATCGCCGCCGACTCGAACGTGCCGGTCAGCGGGCTCGCCGACCACGGCGAGCCCGAGCGGTACCCGCGGCTGGCCCGGCTCGCCCGGCAGCTGGCGGTCGCCGACTTCAGCGCCGTCTACCTCGCGCTCGCGTTGGACCACGAGCGCTCCCTGCAGCCATGA
- a CDS encoding LpqB family beta-propeller domain-containing protein, whose protein sequence is MTRSPRRTPAALLALVLAALLAGCSTVPTESAAIRITQVAQPSDDDVRLEPLAPEAGAAPEEVVRGFIDASASAVRNHPVARQYLAADAATNWSDSDGVTVISQDYAPVQSQPGTVVVTGTLVGTVDERGVFIVGTGSVYTRTFTLSDESGEWRITDPPEGLLLLEPDFARTYEQVDAYFLDPTGTRVVPDPRYLVSGEAQPNTLVTRLLEGASPLLAAGVVNPLSGAQLRSTVSVTDTTATVDLSFPADVSDATLAAASAQLTWSLSQLDVNTVRVLRDGQGLDLPDVPDAQSTADWVALDPDVAPIGAVGHYLTGGGLRLASDGGTPPGPAGAGVYGLVAAAVTVDARTSQLGFMAGVSSIVSPAGDPATLLAGTYGGDLTPALSGASFTDPTVAGTRSEVWTVRNGTDVVRLPSGGPAQSVSATTLAGLGRATQFQLSPDGVRAAVVLQGAQGGQVYVGTVVRDDDAVSVRDLRSIAPTVEQVVDVAWRNAGLLMLLAGDPSTERTVPYTVGVDGWELSTNTTSGLPGQPTAVAAAPGRQPLVSANGTMWTLAGGNWVTLVRGQEPLPGTAPFYPM, encoded by the coding sequence ATGACCCGCTCCCCGCGGCGCACCCCGGCCGCGCTCCTCGCCCTGGTCCTGGCCGCGCTGCTCGCCGGCTGCAGCACCGTGCCCACCGAGTCCGCGGCCATCCGGATCACCCAGGTGGCCCAGCCCAGCGACGACGACGTCCGCCTGGAGCCGTTGGCGCCGGAGGCCGGCGCGGCCCCGGAGGAGGTCGTCCGCGGCTTCATCGACGCCAGCGCCAGCGCGGTGCGCAACCACCCGGTCGCCCGCCAGTACCTGGCCGCCGACGCCGCCACGAACTGGTCCGACAGCGACGGCGTGACCGTGATCAGCCAGGACTACGCCCCGGTGCAGTCCCAGCCGGGCACCGTGGTGGTGACCGGCACCCTGGTCGGCACCGTCGACGAGCGCGGCGTGTTCATCGTGGGCACCGGGTCGGTCTACACCCGCACCTTCACGCTCTCCGACGAGTCCGGCGAGTGGCGGATCACCGACCCGCCCGAGGGGCTGCTCCTCCTGGAGCCGGACTTCGCGCGCACGTACGAGCAGGTCGACGCCTACTTCCTCGACCCCACCGGGACCCGCGTCGTCCCCGACCCGCGCTACCTGGTCAGCGGTGAGGCGCAGCCCAACACGCTGGTCACCCGGCTGCTCGAGGGCGCCTCGCCGCTGCTCGCGGCCGGCGTGGTGAACCCGCTGTCCGGCGCCCAGCTGCGCAGCACGGTCAGCGTCACCGACACCACGGCGACGGTCGACCTGAGCTTCCCCGCCGACGTCTCCGACGCCACCCTGGCGGCGGCCTCGGCCCAGCTGACCTGGTCGCTGTCGCAGCTGGACGTCAACACCGTCCGGGTGCTGCGCGACGGGCAGGGCCTCGACCTGCCGGACGTCCCGGACGCGCAGAGCACCGCGGACTGGGTCGCGCTGGACCCCGACGTCGCCCCCATCGGCGCGGTCGGCCACTACCTCACCGGCGGTGGGCTCCGGCTGGCCAGCGACGGCGGCACCCCGCCCGGGCCGGCCGGCGCCGGGGTGTACGGCCTGGTGGCCGCCGCGGTGACCGTCGACGCCCGCACCAGCCAGCTGGGCTTCATGGCCGGGGTGTCGTCGATCGTGTCGCCCGCGGGCGACCCGGCCACCCTGCTCGCCGGCACCTACGGCGGCGACCTCACCCCGGCCCTGTCCGGGGCGAGCTTCACCGACCCGACGGTGGCGGGCACCCGCTCGGAGGTGTGGACGGTCCGCAACGGCACCGACGTGGTGCGGCTGCCCTCCGGGGGGCCCGCCCAGTCGGTCAGCGCCACCACCCTGGCCGGCCTGGGCCGGGCGACGCAGTTCCAGCTCTCCCCGGACGGCGTCCGCGCGGCCGTGGTCCTGCAGGGCGCCCAGGGCGGGCAGGTCTACGTCGGCACCGTCGTCCGGGACGACGACGCGGTGAGCGTGCGCGACCTGCGCTCGATCGCGCCCACGGTGGAGCAGGTCGTCGACGTGGCGTGGCGGAACGCGGGGCTGCTCATGCTGCTCGCCGGCGACCCGAGCACCGAGCGCACCGTGCCGTACACCGTCGGGGTCGACGGCTGGGAGCTGTCCACCAACACCACCTCGGGCCTGCCCGGGCAGCCGACCGCCGTGGCCGCGGCACCGGGCCGGCAGCCGCTGGTGAGCGCCAACGGCACGATGTGGACCCTCGCCGGCGGCAACTGGGTGACGCTGGTGCGCGGCCAGGAGCCCCTCCCCGGGACGGCCCCCTTCTACCCGATGTGA